The proteins below come from a single Phycisphaeraceae bacterium genomic window:
- a CDS encoding zinc ABC transporter substrate-binding protein — MRSRLQHLGRATVVLATMLAAFVLVGCGKPSGEQPEPLTRVVTTIPALAGLVGPLLPESVSCESLLSPGQSIHGHRMSASQIARASSAQIIFGIGLGLEEGALEYFERTARPTQRVLAFATLVGIESSHAHTHAHNHNPDDPEDACIDEHGLNPHLWLDVQQCLLFVEAAGEALSEYAADETLARDIRARTITMLERIRAIDAEYAAALAPHRGRAILTQHAAFAPLLDRYGLREIAIHRTGGETSPTPGEVAAAVRTLTENKVAAIFVEPQMSDAFARRLAADTRLPIGTLDPLGRGDWFELMRTNLAQLVEALNRSPVPAPGEGAP; from the coding sequence ATGCGTTCGCGATTGCAGCATCTCGGGCGAGCAACCGTAGTCCTGGCGACCATGCTCGCTGCTTTTGTATTGGTGGGCTGTGGCAAGCCTTCGGGTGAACAACCCGAGCCGTTGACGCGCGTTGTCACCACGATCCCTGCACTTGCCGGCTTGGTCGGGCCACTGCTGCCCGAATCCGTCTCGTGTGAATCCCTGCTCTCGCCGGGGCAGTCAATTCACGGCCACCGTATGTCCGCATCACAGATCGCCCGCGCCAGCAGCGCTCAGATCATCTTCGGCATCGGGTTGGGTCTCGAAGAGGGCGCCCTCGAGTACTTTGAACGCACCGCACGCCCGACGCAGCGTGTGCTCGCCTTTGCCACACTCGTCGGTATCGAGTCGAGTCATGCCCACACACACGCCCACAATCACAACCCCGATGATCCTGAAGACGCTTGTATCGACGAGCACGGCCTGAACCCGCACCTCTGGCTCGATGTGCAGCAATGTCTGCTCTTTGTCGAGGCGGCGGGCGAAGCACTTTCGGAGTACGCGGCTGACGAAACTCTCGCTCGCGACATCCGCGCCAGAACGATCACCATGCTTGAACGCATCCGTGCTATCGATGCCGAATATGCCGCTGCGCTCGCTCCTCATCGCGGACGCGCGATTCTGACACAACACGCTGCCTTCGCACCGCTGCTTGATCGCTATGGCCTGCGCGAGATCGCCATTCACCGCACCGGAGGCGAAACAAGCCCGACACCCGGCGAGGTCGCAGCCGCAGTGCGCACCTTGACTGAGAACAAGGTCGCAGCGATCTTCGTTGAGCCTCAAATGTCCGATGCCTTTGCCCGGCGCCTCGCTGCCGACACACGCCTGCCGATCGGCACGCTCGACCCGCTCGGGCGCGGCGACTGGTTCGAACTGATGCGCACGAACCTTGCCCAACTCGTCGAGGCACTCAACCGCTCGCCGGTGCCCGCTCCGGGCGAGGGTGCTCCATGA
- a CDS encoding metal ABC transporter ATP-binding protein yields the protein MSVIEIADLSFRYPGSDEDALSNICLRVEPGEKLGILGPNGGGKSTLLKIILGLFPCQRGTVLIHGQSPEHARRAGLVGYLPQRIEAALDAPISVRQVVELAAMQDISPFARIPPERRQHVDRVFELLGVFDLASRPVRALSGGQLQRIMIARALARKPKLLILDEPTVGIDVRGQQQFATLLSTLHSELGLTTLIVSHELRTVVAGSDRIACLARTMHFHGTASGLTPEILAQVFRHDVEALVPSTGAKVGDTSKPHTHDGGCCAHD from the coding sequence ATGAGCGTGATCGAAATCGCTGACCTTTCATTTCGCTATCCCGGCAGCGATGAAGACGCGCTGAGCAACATCTGCCTTCGCGTCGAACCGGGCGAAAAACTCGGTATTCTCGGGCCCAATGGCGGAGGAAAGAGCACGCTGCTCAAGATCATCCTCGGCTTGTTCCCGTGTCAGCGCGGCACGGTGCTCATCCATGGCCAGTCTCCCGAGCACGCCCGCCGCGCCGGCTTGGTTGGGTATCTGCCACAGCGCATCGAAGCCGCGCTCGACGCGCCGATCTCGGTGCGACAGGTTGTCGAACTCGCAGCGATGCAGGACATTTCGCCGTTCGCACGAATTCCGCCCGAACGCCGGCAGCATGTTGATCGCGTGTTCGAACTGCTCGGAGTCTTCGATCTGGCGTCGCGGCCGGTGCGTGCGCTCTCGGGTGGGCAGTTGCAGCGGATCATGATCGCAAGAGCACTGGCGCGCAAGCCGAAGCTGCTCATTCTCGACGAACCCACCGTCGGGATCGACGTGCGCGGCCAGCAGCAGTTTGCCACACTGCTCTCAACGCTCCATTCGGAACTCGGGCTCACCACGCTCATCGTCAGCCACGAACTGCGCACCGTGGTCGCAGGTTCCGACCGCATCGCCTGCCTGGCGCGCACAATGCACTTCCACGGCACCGCGAGCGGCCTGACGCCGGAAATCCTCGCGCAGGTTTTTCGTCACGACGTGGAAGCCCTCGTCCCCTCAACTGGCGCGAAGGTCGGTGACACCAGCAAACCGCACACACACGACGGAGGGTGCTGTGCACACGATTGA
- a CDS encoding metal ABC transporter permease, protein MHTIEFLTNPALASLFWPGVLTAILIAIVGGSLSWLVVVKRLSFIGQGISHSAFGGVGLALVLGLGGATTGASLASLLVVLAFAIASAIGISALTDKRYANSDVAIGIVLSITMALGFLLHHRAQLIASAAGRFPPPSLEQVLFGSITTIGWADFATAALASLAVLGVTWWYRRAIIFWMFDESTAPAFGVPADRIRVLVLILLATVVVVTMKLAGVVLATAVLVLPAAAAMKLSLRLGIVIVWSITLTLVAAMVGLVAAFEFDIQPGPAIVLALGVAYGLAHFFGPARG, encoded by the coding sequence GTGCACACGATTGAGTTCCTCACCAACCCCGCACTCGCTTCGCTGTTCTGGCCCGGAGTTCTGACCGCCATTCTGATCGCCATCGTCGGTGGCTCACTCAGTTGGCTCGTCGTAGTCAAGAGACTCTCGTTCATCGGGCAAGGGATCAGTCACTCGGCATTCGGAGGCGTCGGGCTCGCACTCGTTCTCGGCCTCGGAGGCGCCACCACCGGCGCGAGCCTGGCTTCATTGCTGGTCGTTCTGGCGTTTGCCATCGCATCGGCCATCGGCATCTCTGCCCTCACCGACAAGCGCTATGCCAACTCTGATGTCGCCATCGGCATCGTCCTGAGCATCACCATGGCGCTTGGATTCCTGCTCCACCACCGGGCGCAACTCATCGCGTCAGCAGCTGGCCGATTTCCTCCACCATCACTCGAACAGGTTCTCTTTGGCTCCATCACCACCATCGGGTGGGCAGATTTTGCCACGGCTGCACTGGCAAGTCTCGCAGTCCTGGGGGTCACATGGTGGTACCGACGTGCCATCATCTTCTGGATGTTTGATGAATCGACCGCACCGGCATTCGGCGTCCCGGCAGATCGCATCCGCGTTCTCGTGCTCATTCTGCTCGCGACGGTCGTTGTCGTCACCATGAAACTCGCGGGTGTTGTCCTCGCGACAGCGGTGCTTGTCCTCCCGGCCGCTGCCGCGATGAAACTCAGTCTCCGACTTGGCATCGTCATCGTCTGGTCCATCACCCTGACACTTGTCGCCGCGATGGTTGGGCTTGTCGCTGCGTTCGAGTTCGACATCCAGCCCGGACCTGCCATCGTGCTGGCCCTTGGGGTTGCCTACGGCCTGGCGCACTTTTTCGGCCCTGCACGCGGCTAG
- a CDS encoding threo-3-hydroxy-L-aspartate ammonia-lyase, with translation MHDTAPDFSLCDFVTPAHIERAAARLAGVARRTPVHTSSTLDALTGARVWLKCENFQRVGAFKFRGAYNALANLESGGVLAYSSGNHAQAIALAAALLGRLAVIVMPDNAPAIKMAATRAYLDRAPHGSRIVLYNPKTESREDLGRRIASDENLTIIPPYDHPDVIAGQGTAARELFEETGSLDTLLVCCGGGGLLSGCAIAASAASPDCRVIGVEPALADDATRSFKTRMLATVSNPPTIADGARTPSLGRYTFPLVLTHVADMMTVDEAEIARATLFAFERLKLVIEPTGALALAGLLQRARAGQTEGQRIGIIISGGNIDPSFLSTLLTLAQTPSAR, from the coding sequence ATGCACGACACGGCACCCGATTTTTCCCTTTGCGATTTCGTCACTCCCGCGCACATCGAGCGTGCCGCCGCTCGCCTTGCGGGTGTCGCACGCCGCACTCCGGTGCACACCTCCTCGACCCTCGATGCCCTCACGGGCGCGCGTGTCTGGCTCAAGTGTGAGAACTTTCAGCGTGTCGGCGCGTTCAAGTTTCGCGGAGCATACAACGCCTTGGCCAACCTCGAATCGGGCGGGGTACTGGCCTATTCATCGGGCAATCACGCGCAGGCCATCGCGCTCGCTGCAGCGCTGCTCGGGCGATTGGCGGTCATCGTCATGCCCGACAATGCGCCAGCGATCAAGATGGCAGCCACCCGCGCCTACCTCGACCGTGCGCCTCATGGCAGTCGCATCGTCCTCTATAACCCCAAGACCGAATCGCGCGAAGACCTCGGCCGTCGCATCGCCTCCGATGAAAATCTCACCATCATTCCGCCATACGACCATCCCGATGTCATCGCCGGACAAGGCACTGCTGCCCGCGAACTCTTCGAAGAAACCGGCTCGCTCGATACACTATTGGTCTGCTGTGGCGGAGGCGGTCTCCTGAGCGGGTGCGCCATCGCTGCATCTGCTGCCTCGCCCGACTGTCGAGTCATCGGAGTCGAGCCGGCACTGGCCGACGATGCCACACGCTCCTTCAAGACCCGTATGCTCGCGACCGTCTCGAACCCGCCGACGATTGCCGACGGTGCCCGTACGCCCTCGCTCGGACGCTACACATTTCCGCTGGTTTTGACTCACGTCGCCGACATGATGACCGTCGACGAGGCCGAGATTGCCCGTGCAACCCTCTTCGCCTTTGAACGGCTCAAACTCGTCATCGAACCGACCGGGGCCCTCGCACTGGCCGGTCTCCTGCAACGTGCCCGCGCGGGTCAGACCGAAGGCCAACGCATCGGCATCATCATCAGCGGCGGTAACATCGACCCGAGTTTCCTTTCCACCCTACTGACCCTCGCCCAAACGCCGTCTGCACGATGA
- the lpxA gene encoding acyl-ACP--UDP-N-acetylglucosamine O-acyltransferase, translated as MAFVHPTASIGSDVELGNNVHVGPACNLEGRVRLGDDVHLVGNVYLRGPLTIGPGTTIYPFACIGFPGQDVKFKIGDPTPGVVIGRNCTLREHVTIHAATHATLPTTIGDRVFMMVNSHAGHDAQVGSDVVFVNNASLGGHSIIADRVTLSGHSAVHQFVRVGRLAFISGCLGVSCDVPPFCVAYDTNRIASINRIGMRRAGMSVDEITATRRAFRAVFRRVVSRTEMLATLDALAASSPAVAEIAEFVRTAKRPICGGPGKPSRRNATDTPRDQAEPAPEPQLNQA; from the coding sequence ATGGCATTTGTGCATCCAACAGCCTCAATCGGCAGTGATGTCGAACTCGGCAACAACGTTCATGTCGGCCCCGCGTGCAACCTCGAAGGTCGCGTCCGCCTCGGCGATGACGTACACCTTGTCGGCAACGTTTATCTCCGTGGGCCCCTGACCATCGGCCCCGGCACCACCATCTACCCCTTCGCCTGCATCGGTTTCCCCGGACAGGATGTCAAGTTCAAGATCGGCGACCCGACGCCCGGCGTTGTCATCGGCCGAAACTGCACCCTCCGCGAGCACGTCACGATCCACGCCGCTACGCACGCCACACTCCCCACAACCATCGGCGACCGCGTCTTCATGATGGTCAACAGCCACGCCGGGCATGATGCACAAGTCGGTTCCGATGTCGTCTTCGTCAACAACGCAAGCCTCGGCGGGCACTCGATCATTGCCGATCGCGTTACACTCTCGGGCCACTCCGCCGTGCACCAGTTCGTACGCGTTGGTCGCCTCGCATTCATCTCGGGGTGTCTGGGTGTCAGTTGCGATGTGCCGCCCTTCTGCGTCGCGTACGACACCAATCGCATTGCCTCGATCAATCGCATCGGCATGCGCCGGGCGGGAATGTCGGTCGATGAGATCACCGCGACTCGACGTGCCTTTCGCGCTGTCTTCCGCCGCGTTGTCAGCCGTACCGAAATGCTCGCGACGCTCGACGCACTGGCTGCTTCGAGCCCCGCTGTCGCAGAGATCGCCGAGTTTGTCCGCACCGCCAAGCGCCCGATCTGTGGCGGCCCCGGCAAGCCATCTCGCCGCAACGCCACTGATACACCCCGCGATCAGGCCGAACCTGCGCCCGAACCACAACTCAATCAGGCATGA
- a CDS encoding MBL fold metallo-hydrolase has product MTQPNATAAVPRSLPSQALGVLCVLASGSRGNCSVLVVPEGGTRRIILIDAGLSPRRTFALLRERHIDPWEVDAILFTHLDSDHAHLGWSKVSRLRAPFYIHSSHRGRAERMGLCSRATEVFRESFTIGSGIRVDPELLAHDSLGVVAFRFDITSDEPNRSARVGFATDVGRPTAELIDHLRDSDVLALESNYCPALQRASNRPAFLKQRIMGGSGHLSNDQCVEVVHRIAPRRSLVCLHLSQQCNRPDIVRSLHASAAYDLTIADQFRPTPWIDIQPRSTPLAPIVKTARPQLALWATGGTT; this is encoded by the coding sequence ATGACACAGCCCAACGCGACAGCCGCAGTCCCCCGATCGCTCCCATCACAGGCGCTCGGCGTCTTGTGCGTTCTGGCTAGTGGTTCACGTGGCAACTGCTCTGTCCTCGTCGTCCCTGAAGGCGGGACGCGACGCATCATCCTCATCGACGCAGGACTCAGCCCACGCCGCACCTTCGCCCTCCTCCGCGAGCGACACATCGACCCATGGGAGGTTGACGCCATCCTCTTCACGCACCTCGACAGCGACCATGCCCACCTCGGCTGGTCCAAGGTATCTCGCCTTCGCGCGCCCTTCTATATCCACTCCTCGCATCGCGGCCGCGCCGAACGCATGGGCCTGTGCTCCCGCGCCACCGAAGTCTTTCGCGAATCCTTCACTATCGGCTCAGGCATTCGAGTCGATCCAGAACTGCTCGCGCACGACAGTCTGGGCGTCGTCGCCTTCCGCTTTGACATCACCAGCGACGAGCCAAACCGCTCGGCCCGTGTCGGGTTCGCCACCGATGTCGGCCGCCCCACAGCAGAACTCATCGACCACCTGCGCGATTCGGATGTTCTGGCTCTCGAATCTAACTACTGCCCCGCGCTTCAGCGCGCCAGCAACCGTCCCGCGTTTCTCAAGCAGCGCATCATGGGTGGCTCGGGCCACCTGAGCAACGATCAATGTGTCGAAGTCGTCCACCGCATCGCGCCTCGACGCAGCCTCGTCTGCCTCCACCTTTCGCAGCAATGCAACCGACCGGACATCGTCCGTTCGCTGCATGCTTCAGCCGCATATGACCTGACCATCGCCGACCAGTTCCGCCCCACGCCATGGATTGACATTCAGCCTCGGAGCACACCCCTGGCACCGATTGTCAAGACCGCCCGGCCCCAACTCGCGCTCTGGGCCACCGGAGGCACAACGTGA
- a CDS encoding methyltransferase domain-containing protein, with product MSAHRAIDTTRKPVRLGDAHARKRSRAREHARSHIAAFLRKLAYLVGIRKSIVVQGVRYHERDQTPIRRALAPRGPGHKEYSVRFADNARMRIRCTADRIYSDLMHDPRLEVYELAVSRVRPGQRVLEINCGTGAGSQRLARAVGTSGAVVAIDRDRESIRFARRRYAAPNLAFEIGTSESLHGELDGAFDACFVCTRSAVDFSEIWRCLAPGGTMLLWPDPALLPDLPGIDRSLRIADVTIANSARLITREEAPAHPRHKTRTEDSDHDG from the coding sequence GTGAGTGCGCACCGTGCTATTGACACCACACGCAAGCCCGTTCGCCTGGGCGACGCGCACGCTCGCAAACGCTCGCGCGCCCGCGAGCACGCACGGTCTCACATCGCTGCATTCCTCCGCAAACTCGCCTACCTCGTCGGCATCCGCAAGTCGATCGTCGTTCAAGGCGTTCGCTATCACGAACGTGACCAGACACCCATCCGCCGCGCTCTGGCCCCGCGAGGCCCTGGGCACAAGGAATACAGCGTGCGCTTTGCCGACAACGCTCGCATGCGCATCCGCTGCACTGCAGACCGCATCTATTCCGACCTCATGCACGACCCGCGGCTCGAAGTCTACGAACTGGCCGTCTCGCGCGTTCGTCCCGGCCAGCGCGTGCTCGAGATCAACTGCGGCACCGGCGCAGGATCGCAACGCCTTGCTCGCGCCGTCGGGACCTCCGGAGCTGTCGTCGCCATCGACCGCGATCGAGAATCAATTCGATTCGCACGCCGCCGCTATGCCGCGCCCAATCTCGCATTCGAAATCGGCACCAGCGAATCGCTCCACGGCGAACTCGATGGAGCCTTCGACGCCTGTTTCGTCTGCACACGCTCGGCAGTCGACTTCTCCGAGATCTGGCGATGCCTCGCTCCAGGCGGGACCATGCTTCTCTGGCCCGACCCGGCACTCTTGCCCGATCTTCCGGGCATCGATCGCAGCCTGCGCATCGCGGACGTTACGATTGCAAACTCCGCACGCCTCATCACGCGCGAAGAAGCGCCAGCACACCCACGCCACAAAACCCGAACGGAGGATTCCGACCACGATGGATGA
- the rsfS gene encoding ribosome silencing factor, with product MDDQQPESVFFPDRSTADPEVARDFAIEAAQLLHDDKCEHVIILDVRQLSRITDFIVIGSGTSQRQMGSALDHVTDLARDKGFDRHRTNRDDQSLWLLADFVDVVVHLFEPNTRAHYDLEMLWGDAPRITWEPHARTRP from the coding sequence ATGGATGATCAGCAACCAGAATCTGTGTTCTTTCCCGATCGAAGCACCGCCGACCCCGAGGTCGCACGCGATTTTGCCATTGAAGCCGCACAACTGCTTCACGACGACAAATGCGAACACGTCATCATTCTTGACGTCCGCCAACTCAGCCGCATCACCGACTTCATCGTCATCGGCTCGGGCACCTCGCAACGGCAGATGGGTTCGGCCCTCGATCACGTCACCGATCTTGCTCGCGACAAGGGATTCGACCGACACCGCACCAACCGCGACGATCAGAGCCTCTGGCTTCTGGCCGACTTTGTCGATGTCGTCGTGCACCTCTTCGAACCCAACACCCGAGCCCACTACGACCTCGAAATGCTCTGGGGCGACGCGCCCCGCATCACATGGGAGCCGCACGCGAGAACGCGCCCTTGA
- a CDS encoding 3-dehydroquinate synthase produces the protein MNRTVHVDVASEPYDVLIGHHLLKDAGALITACLNLPARRALIVCDDKLPRALPAALAGSLTRASLDVSTISIHASEPDKSLHTFERILIAAAQARLDRHDLIVALGGGIVGDIAGFAAATHRRGVRVVQCPTTLLSMVDASVGGKTGVNLNVHGSLLKNAVGSFHQPILVLASIDTLASLDAREFRSGLAECIKHAMIARPWQDPDLWDWTARSIPALLAHDPAALLELIERNVRIKARIVASDVRETAPDGGRALLNLGHTFAHAIETLEHLSPTESLDDAPLLHGEAVALGLIAASATAAALGRVDQDFVKTVIDLVALAGLPTQVAGLPDPQVILQRMGHDKKSLGGRMRLILPHAPGVCAVETSPDPACILQGISTLSL, from the coding sequence TTGAATCGCACCGTCCATGTCGATGTTGCCAGCGAGCCGTACGACGTGCTCATCGGCCATCACCTGCTCAAAGACGCAGGTGCTCTGATCACAGCGTGCCTCAATCTGCCCGCTCGCCGCGCGCTCATCGTCTGCGATGACAAGCTGCCCCGAGCGCTCCCCGCTGCGCTGGCCGGCTCGCTCACCCGCGCTTCGCTCGATGTCTCCACCATCTCGATCCATGCCAGCGAACCCGACAAGTCGCTCCACACCTTTGAACGCATCCTCATCGCAGCAGCCCAGGCTCGCCTCGATCGACACGACCTCATCGTTGCCCTCGGAGGCGGCATCGTCGGCGACATCGCCGGATTCGCCGCCGCCACACACCGCCGTGGCGTGCGCGTCGTTCAATGCCCCACCACGCTCCTCTCGATGGTCGATGCCTCTGTCGGAGGAAAGACCGGCGTCAACCTCAACGTTCATGGCTCACTCCTCAAGAACGCTGTCGGCTCGTTTCATCAGCCCATTCTCGTCCTGGCCTCCATCGACACCCTCGCATCCCTCGACGCGCGCGAGTTTCGATCGGGTCTGGCCGAATGCATCAAGCATGCCATGATCGCTCGCCCCTGGCAGGATCCTGATCTTTGGGACTGGACCGCCCGCTCCATCCCCGCACTCCTGGCTCACGACCCTGCCGCATTGCTTGAACTCATCGAGCGCAACGTCCGCATCAAGGCCCGCATCGTGGCCAGCGACGTGCGAGAAACGGCCCCAGATGGTGGGCGCGCCCTGCTCAACCTCGGCCACACCTTCGCTCACGCCATCGAAACTCTCGAACACCTCAGCCCAACCGAATCACTCGACGATGCCCCACTCCTGCACGGCGAAGCCGTCGCCTTGGGGCTCATCGCTGCCAGCGCGACCGCAGCCGCCCTCGGCCGCGTCGATCAAGATTTCGTCAAGACCGTCATCGACCTCGTCGCCCTTGCCGGCCTGCCTACTCAGGTTGCCGGACTGCCCGACCCGCAAGTCATCCTCCAGCGCATGGGCCACGACAAGAAATCCCTAGGCGGGCGCATGAGGCTCATCTTGCCGCACGCCCCAGGCGTATGTGCTGTGGAGACATCCCCCGACCCGGCTTGTATCTTACAGGGTATATCCACCCTGTCCCTGTAG
- a CDS encoding ParA family protein — MRIIAIINQKGGCGKTTSAISLASIFAKRNFRTLLVDLDPQGHCAAGLAVPESRIDLDIGDVMMTPPDRPIDITRLLWRVARNLDLAPSRMKLAGLEAPKGGLMDAHDKEYFLTRAIERINEAVDHAYDVCLIDCPPSIGLLTYNALAAAKEVIIPVETSYFSLQGASRQLATIRSLTRRLGMRVRARLLPTLHEPTSTLARDLLDELKRLYPGSIIPQVIRFDVALKEATSFGQPIDDYAPDSPGAQDYTALGEWLIEHACIDRQLEPDEFDSVTTDQLQSAIDDMIELRRPTAIDLTETVEPDALSAEPAPPTPQTRADEIYLRTQNMTRRA; from the coding sequence TTGAGGATCATTGCGATCATCAACCAAAAGGGCGGCTGTGGTAAGACAACCTCGGCCATCAGTCTCGCGTCCATCTTCGCCAAGCGGAACTTCCGCACGTTGCTTGTGGATCTCGATCCACAGGGGCATTGCGCCGCTGGTCTGGCCGTCCCCGAGTCGCGCATCGACCTCGACATCGGCGACGTCATGATGACCCCGCCCGACCGCCCCATAGACATCACCCGCCTCCTCTGGCGCGTTGCACGGAACCTCGACCTGGCACCAAGCCGCATGAAACTCGCAGGCCTCGAAGCCCCCAAGGGCGGGCTCATGGATGCGCATGACAAGGAATACTTCCTCACTCGTGCCATCGAACGCATCAATGAAGCCGTCGATCATGCCTACGACGTCTGCCTCATCGACTGCCCGCCTTCGATCGGCCTGCTCACCTACAACGCCTTGGCCGCTGCCAAGGAAGTCATTATTCCCGTCGAAACCAGTTACTTCAGCCTCCAGGGTGCCAGCCGGCAACTTGCCACCATCCGCTCGCTCACGCGCCGCCTGGGCATGCGGGTTCGTGCACGCTTGCTGCCCACCCTCCACGAACCCACCAGTACCCTCGCACGCGACCTCCTCGACGAACTCAAGCGCCTCTACCCCGGAAGCATCATTCCGCAGGTCATTCGCTTCGACGTCGCCCTCAAGGAAGCCACTTCATTCGGCCAACCCATCGACGACTACGCCCCAGATTCGCCGGGCGCGCAGGACTACACCGCTCTAGGCGAATGGCTCATCGAGCACGCCTGCATCGACCGCCAACTCGAACCCGATGAGTTCGACTCGGTCACCACCGACCAGCTCCAGTCCGCCATTGACGACATGATCGAACTGCGTCGTCCCACAGCCATCGATCTGACCGAAACCGTCGAACCGGACGCCTTGAGCGCAGAACCTGCGCCCCCGACACCCCAGACAAGGGCAGACGAGATCTATCTTCGGACACAGAACATGACTCGAAGGGCCTGA